A DNA window from Paraclostridium bifermentans contains the following coding sequences:
- the prdC gene encoding proline reductase-associated electron transfer protein PrdC has protein sequence MMLKIELRQHVGAPCKPIVEVGSEVKKGQLIAEPQGLGANIHSSVYGKVVEVTESSIIIEASENQPDEYVKIKDTESNLDAIKEAGIVGAGGAGFPTHVKLNVDLTGGCIIANAAECEPVLGHNVELMENNPEIIIKGLKYMLDITKADKAYIAVKPKYKKAIMALGKACKNEANIELKYLPDMYPAGDERVIIRELLGITLVPGQLPIEAKTVVSNVETIKRIVEAIEERKPFITKDITVGGRVKGAENKGKVFMDVPIGMPIITYIEKCGGFIAPYGEIVLGGPFTGRHGEEESPVTKTLGGILVSMPLPQESKKLGIIACECGAQEDRLKQIASLMGAEVVAEEKCKRMTEVNGRFRCDLPGICPGQAEKVLKLKSQGAEAVLIGNCEDUTNTVMQVAPRLGLPVYHSTDHVLRASGHRLYRRKK, from the coding sequence ATGATGCTTAAAATAGAATTAAGACAGCATGTAGGTGCGCCATGTAAACCTATAGTTGAGGTTGGAAGCGAAGTTAAAAAAGGACAACTTATAGCTGAGCCACAAGGATTAGGAGCAAATATACATTCAAGTGTTTATGGTAAAGTTGTTGAAGTTACAGAAAGTTCTATAATAATAGAGGCTTCTGAGAATCAACCTGATGAGTATGTAAAAATAAAAGATACAGAAAGTAACTTAGACGCTATAAAAGAAGCTGGTATAGTTGGTGCAGGAGGAGCTGGTTTCCCTACACATGTAAAACTTAATGTAGATCTTACAGGAGGATGTATCATAGCAAATGCTGCAGAATGTGAGCCAGTACTTGGTCACAATGTGGAGTTAATGGAAAATAATCCAGAGATAATAATTAAAGGATTAAAATACATGCTTGATATAACTAAAGCTGATAAAGCTTATATAGCTGTAAAGCCAAAGTACAAAAAAGCCATAATGGCGTTAGGAAAAGCTTGTAAGAATGAAGCAAACATAGAATTAAAATATTTACCAGATATGTACCCAGCTGGTGACGAGAGGGTTATAATAAGAGAATTATTAGGAATAACTCTTGTTCCAGGACAACTTCCAATAGAAGCGAAAACTGTAGTTTCTAATGTTGAAACTATAAAACGTATAGTCGAAGCTATAGAAGAAAGAAAACCTTTTATAACTAAAGACATAACTGTTGGAGGAAGAGTAAAAGGTGCAGAGAACAAAGGCAAAGTATTTATGGATGTTCCTATAGGAATGCCTATAATAACATATATAGAAAAATGTGGAGGATTCATTGCACCATATGGAGAAATAGTACTTGGAGGTCCTTTCACTGGAAGACACGGTGAAGAAGAAAGTCCAGTTACTAAAACTTTAGGTGGAATATTAGTATCTATGCCACTTCCACAAGAAAGCAAGAAATTAGGAATAATAGCTTGCGAGTGTGGAGCACAAGAAGATAGACTAAAACAAATTGCATCTTTAATGGGTGCTGAAGTTGTAGCAGAAGAAAAATGTAAGAGAATGACTGAGGTAAATGGTAGATTTAGATGTGATTTACCAGGTATATGCCCAGGTCAAGCAGAAAAAGTGCTTAAGTTAAAGAGTCAAGGAGCTGAAGCTGTATTAATAGGTAACTGCGAGGACTGAACAAACACAGTTATGCAAGTGGCGCCTAGGTTAGGTTTGCCTGTATACCATAGTACAGACCATGTATTAAGAGCTTCGGGACATAGATTATATAGAAGAAAAAAATAA
- the prdA gene encoding D-proline reductase (dithiol) proprotein PrdA, whose protein sequence is MSITVETAKAHAKDPAVCCCRFEAGTVLEPSNLEDPAIFADLEDSGLLTIADDCLTIEQVLGAKLLKTLDALTPITADCVEGVVAVAEEAKEEVKEEVKEVAPVASVAPVSQIAPVNGQTIKIHIGEGRDINLEIPLNVAQGMGVAPVAPVAVAENAEAVEVKAEPVQEAKAMRSLTKKHFKIEKVVFAEETKIDGTTLYLRTPEELTKEAVNSEELVVDMKLEIITPAEYNKYSETIMDVQPIAAKEEGEIGEGVTRVIDGVIMMVTGTDENGVQIGEFGSSEGVLETNIMWGRPGAPDKGDIFIKTQVTVKAGTNMERPGPLAAHCASDYITQEIREALKNAEESLVVDTEELTQYRRPGKKKVVVVKEIMGQGAMHDNLILPVEPVGTLGAKPNVDLGNVPVVLSPLEVLDGGIHALTCIGPASKENSRHYWREPLVIEAMHDEEIDLVGVIFVGSPQVNAEKFYVSKRLGMMIEAMGVDGAIVTTEGFGNNHIDFASHIEQIGKRDVAVVGVSFSAVQGALVVGNEYMKYMIDNNKSKQGIENEVLSNNTLCPEDAVRSLAMLKTVMGGEEVKAAERKWNANVKLNNVELIEKETGKKLELVENEQTLPMSEKRKNIYEKDAK, encoded by the coding sequence ATGTCAATAACTGTAGAAACAGCTAAAGCTCATGCTAAAGATCCAGCGGTATGCTGCTGTAGATTTGAAGCTGGGACTGTACTAGAACCATCAAATTTAGAAGATCCAGCAATATTCGCTGACTTAGAGGATTCAGGATTATTAACAATAGCAGATGATTGTTTAACAATAGAGCAAGTTTTAGGAGCTAAACTATTAAAAACTTTAGATGCTTTAACTCCAATAACTGCTGACTGTGTAGAAGGTGTAGTAGCAGTAGCTGAAGAGGCTAAAGAAGAAGTTAAGGAAGAAGTTAAAGAAGTAGCACCAGTTGCTTCAGTAGCTCCAGTATCTCAAATAGCTCCAGTAAATGGACAAACTATAAAGATACATATAGGTGAAGGTAGAGATATAAACTTAGAAATACCTTTAAATGTAGCTCAAGGAATGGGTGTAGCACCAGTTGCTCCTGTAGCTGTAGCAGAAAATGCAGAAGCTGTAGAAGTTAAAGCTGAGCCAGTTCAAGAAGCTAAAGCAATGAGAAGCTTAACTAAAAAACATTTTAAAATAGAAAAAGTAGTTTTCGCTGAAGAAACTAAAATAGATGGAACTACTTTATACTTAAGAACTCCAGAAGAATTAACTAAAGAAGCTGTAAATTCAGAAGAATTAGTTGTTGATATGAAGTTAGAAATAATAACTCCAGCTGAATACAACAAATACAGTGAAACTATAATGGATGTTCAACCTATAGCTGCTAAAGAAGAAGGAGAAATAGGAGAAGGTGTAACAAGAGTTATAGACGGAGTTATAATGATGGTAACTGGTACTGATGAAAACGGAGTTCAAATAGGTGAATTCGGTTCTTCAGAAGGTGTATTAGAAACTAACATAATGTGGGGAAGACCAGGTGCTCCTGATAAAGGTGATATATTCATCAAAACTCAAGTAACAGTTAAAGCTGGTACTAACATGGAAAGACCAGGACCATTAGCTGCTCACTGTGCATCTGATTATATAACTCAAGAAATAAGAGAAGCATTAAAGAACGCTGAAGAGTCTTTAGTAGTTGATACTGAAGAATTAACTCAATATAGAAGACCTGGTAAGAAAAAGGTTGTTGTAGTTAAAGAGATAATGGGACAAGGGGCAATGCATGATAACTTAATATTACCTGTTGAGCCAGTTGGAACATTAGGAGCTAAACCAAACGTTGACTTAGGAAACGTTCCAGTAGTATTATCTCCACTTGAAGTATTAGATGGTGGTATACATGCATTAACTTGTATAGGACCTGCATCTAAAGAAAACTCTAGACATTACTGGAGAGAGCCATTAGTAATAGAAGCTATGCATGATGAAGAAATAGATTTAGTAGGTGTTATATTTGTAGGATCTCCACAAGTAAATGCTGAGAAATTCTATGTATCTAAGAGATTAGGTATGATGATAGAAGCTATGGGTGTTGATGGTGCTATAGTAACAACTGAAGGATTCGGAAACAACCATATAGATTTCGCTTCTCATATAGAGCAAATAGGTAAGAGAGATGTAGCTGTAGTAGGTGTAAGTTTCTCTGCTGTTCAAGGTGCTCTAGTTGTTGGTAATGAATACATGAAATACATGATAGACAACAACAAGTCTAAACAAGGTATAGAAAATGAAGTATTATCAAACAATACATTATGCCCAGAAGATGCTGTAAGATCTTTAGCAATGTTAAAGACAGTAATGGGTGGAGAAGAAGTTAAAGCTGCTGAGAGAAAATGGAATGCTAACGTTAAATTAAATAACGTTGAATTAATAGAAAAAGAAACTGGTAAGAAGTTAGAACTTGTTGAAAACGAGCAAACTTTACCAATGAGTGAAAAAAGAAAGAATATATACGAAAAAGACGCTAAATAG
- a CDS encoding CBO2463/CBO2479 domain-containing protein: MDRLKYISTERMYEGVIVDITDGGVTIDLKGRLGQFKIPKRMLITDYELKLGLEVGFMLSYPEVLSPEPNQKYVDIIERNKKNKEELEK, from the coding sequence ATGGATAGATTAAAATATATATCAACTGAAAGAATGTATGAAGGAGTTATAGTAGATATCACTGACGGTGGAGTTACTATAGACTTAAAAGGCAGATTAGGCCAATTTAAAATACCGAAAAGAATGCTTATAACTGATTATGAGCTTAAGCTTGGTCTTGAGGTTGGGTTTATGTTAAGTTATCCAGAAGTACTAAGTCCGGAACCTAATCAAAAGTATGTAGATATAATCGAAAGAAATAAAAAAAATAAAGAAGAATTAGAGAAATAG
- the prdB gene encoding D-proline reductase (dithiol) protein PrdB, with protein sequence MSLTTIKGLQSEIFVPITPPPVWTPVTKELKDMTIALATASGVHLKADKRFNLAGDFTFREIPDTATTDEMMVSHGGYDNADVNKDINCMFPIDRLHELAKEGFIKSVAPVHIGFMGGGGDQTKFTEETGPEIAKRLKDEGVDGVVLTAGUGTCHRTAVIVQRAIEEAGIPTIIIAALPPVVRQNGTPRAVAPLVPMGANAGEPNNKEMQMHILRDTLEQLIAIPSAGKIIQLPYEYVAQV encoded by the coding sequence ATGAGCCTTACAACAATAAAAGGACTTCAATCTGAAATATTTGTACCAATAACACCTCCTCCTGTTTGGACTCCTGTAACTAAAGAACTAAAGGATATGACTATAGCTTTAGCTACAGCGTCAGGTGTACATTTAAAAGCTGATAAGAGATTCAACCTAGCAGGTGACTTTACATTTAGAGAAATACCAGACACAGCAACTACTGATGAGATGATGGTATCTCACGGAGGATATGATAACGCTGATGTTAATAAAGATATAAACTGTATGTTCCCTATAGACAGACTACATGAATTAGCTAAAGAAGGATTTATAAAATCTGTAGCTCCAGTTCATATAGGATTCATGGGTGGTGGTGGAGACCAAACTAAATTCACTGAAGAAACTGGTCCTGAAATCGCTAAAAGATTAAAAGATGAGGGAGTAGACGGTGTAGTTCTAACAGCTGGCTGAGGTACTTGCCATAGAACTGCCGTGATCGTGCAGAGAGCAATAGAAGAAGCTGGTATACCAACTATAATAATAGCAGCTCTTCCTCCAGTAGTTAGACAAAACGGAACTCCAAGAGCAGTTGCTCCACTAGTTCCAATGGGTGCTAATGCTGGTGAACCAAACAATAAAGAAATGCAAATGCATATATTAAGAGATACTTTAGAGCAATTAATAGCTATACCATCTGCTGGTAAGATAATTCAATTACCATACGAGTATGTAGCTCAAGTATAA
- a CDS encoding proline racemase: protein MKFSRSIQAIDSHTMGEPTRIVTGGIPNIKGKTMAEKKAFLENNLDHLRTAIMLEPRGHNDMFGSIITQPCNDEADFGIIFMDGGGYLNMCGHGSIGAVTAAIETGMVEMKEPTTHVVMDTPAGIVRADAKVENGRVQEVSIVNVPAFLYKKDVQIEMPEIGTVTFDISFGGSFFAIVKASELGLKVEPKNAQKLTEIGLKMRDIINETIEIQHPELPHIKTVDLVEIYDDPTHPEATYKNVVIFGQGQVDRSPCGTGTSAKLATLYSKGELKEGELFVYESILGTLFKGRIVGVDKVADYEAIIPEITGAAYITGFNHFVIDDNDPVKYGFILK, encoded by the coding sequence ATGAAATTTTCAAGAAGTATACAAGCGATAGATTCTCATACAATGGGAGAACCAACAAGAATAGTAACAGGTGGAATACCTAATATAAAAGGAAAGACTATGGCTGAGAAAAAAGCGTTTTTAGAAAATAATCTAGATCACTTAAGAACAGCTATAATGTTAGAGCCAAGAGGACATAATGATATGTTCGGTTCTATAATAACTCAACCTTGCAACGATGAAGCAGATTTCGGAATAATCTTCATGGATGGTGGAGGATACCTAAACATGTGTGGACATGGTTCAATAGGAGCTGTAACAGCTGCAATTGAAACTGGTATGGTAGAAATGAAAGAGCCTACAACTCATGTAGTTATGGATACTCCAGCAGGAATAGTAAGAGCAGATGCTAAAGTTGAAAATGGAAGAGTTCAAGAAGTTTCTATAGTAAACGTACCTGCATTCTTATACAAAAAAGATGTACAAATAGAAATGCCTGAAATAGGAACTGTAACTTTCGATATATCTTTCGGAGGAAGTTTCTTTGCTATAGTTAAAGCTAGTGAGTTAGGATTAAAAGTTGAGCCAAAGAATGCTCAAAAACTAACTGAAATAGGTTTAAAAATGAGAGATATAATAAACGAAACTATAGAAATACAACATCCAGAGTTACCTCATATAAAAACTGTTGACTTAGTTGAAATATATGACGATCCAACTCATCCAGAAGCTACTTACAAAAACGTAGTTATATTTGGACAAGGACAAGTAGATAGATCTCCATGTGGAACAGGAACAAGTGCTAAGCTTGCAACTTTATACTCTAAAGGAGAATTAAAAGAAGGCGAATTATTCGTATATGAAAGTATATTAGGAACTCTATTCAAAGGAAGAATAGTTGGTGTTGATAAAGTAGCTGATTATGAAGCAATAATACCTGAAATAACAGGAGCTGCGTATATAACAGGATTCAACCATTTCGTAATAGATGATAATGATCCAGTAAAATATGGATTTATACTAAAATAA
- a CDS encoding sulfite exporter TauE/SafE family protein, translating into MLNLIRVLLAAFVSLFGFNFIKDLSKAKSSNGFEDVPAWKPLATGFVTDFFDTLGIGSFAPTVAMMNALKINIPDKLIPGTLNVCHTIPVVFEAFIFTTVIKVDSITLISLLGAAVVGSYVGAGIISKMDERKIQIVMGFALVVTAILMLLAQLGLMPGGGNATGLTGAKLVIGVVGNFILGALMTAGVGLYSPCMAMVYFLGMSPTVAFPIMMGSCALLMPTASVKFIKEGTYAKKTSLFITIGGVIGVFIAANFVSSMPMDILRWVVIIVIAYTSVTMLKKAFTKQTA; encoded by the coding sequence ATGTTAAATTTAATAAGAGTATTATTAGCAGCTTTTGTTTCATTATTCGGTTTTAACTTCATCAAGGACTTATCAAAAGCTAAATCATCTAACGGATTTGAAGATGTACCAGCTTGGAAGCCTTTAGCTACAGGTTTTGTAACAGACTTCTTTGACACTTTAGGAATAGGGTCATTTGCGCCAACAGTAGCAATGATGAATGCTCTAAAAATTAATATACCTGACAAGTTAATACCAGGTACGCTAAACGTATGTCATACAATACCAGTTGTATTTGAAGCATTTATATTCACGACAGTTATAAAAGTTGATTCAATAACTTTAATAAGTTTATTAGGAGCAGCAGTTGTAGGCTCTTATGTAGGTGCTGGAATTATATCTAAGATGGATGAAAGAAAAATCCAAATAGTTATGGGATTCGCACTAGTTGTAACAGCTATATTAATGTTATTAGCTCAATTAGGATTAATGCCTGGCGGAGGAAACGCAACAGGATTAACTGGGGCTAAGCTTGTTATAGGGGTAGTAGGTAACTTTATATTAGGAGCATTAATGACTGCTGGAGTTGGACTATATTCTCCTTGTATGGCAATGGTTTATTTCTTAGGAATGTCACCAACTGTAGCATTCCCTATTATGATGGGATCTTGCGCTTTATTAATGCCAACAGCAAGTGTTAAATTTATAAAAGAAGGAACATATGCTAAGAAAACTTCTTTATTCATAACAATAGGTGGAGTTATAGGGGTATTTATAGCTGCTAACTTTGTTAGCTCAATGCCTATGGATATATTAAGATGGGTAGTAATAATTGTAATAGCATATACTTCAGTAACTATGTTAAAAAAGGCATTTACTAAGCAAACAGCTTAA
- a CDS encoding single-stranded DNA-binding protein, with translation MINLKEDTNIVNLRGELEEELTFSHEIFGEKFYSARIRIHRLSDTYDVLPITISERLLEEVNLNENNLVDLVGQLRSYNKNIDNKNKLVLTVFAREIKVVDGEAKDPNNIFLDGYICKDPIYRKTPLGREIADLLVAINRPYNKSDYIPSIVWGRNAKFAKNLKVGDRIQMWGRVQSRDYEKKLENGEIEKRVAYEVSISKIKKLDENNIN, from the coding sequence ATGATAAATTTAAAAGAAGATACTAACATAGTAAATTTAAGAGGAGAACTTGAAGAGGAATTGACATTTAGCCATGAAATATTTGGGGAAAAATTTTATAGTGCAAGGATAAGAATACATAGATTAAGTGATACATATGATGTTTTACCTATAACTATATCAGAAAGATTATTAGAAGAAGTAAATTTAAATGAAAATAACTTAGTTGACCTAGTTGGTCAGTTAAGATCTTATAATAAAAATATAGATAATAAAAATAAATTAGTTCTCACTGTATTTGCAAGAGAAATAAAAGTTGTTGATGGAGAAGCTAAAGATCCAAACAATATTTTCCTTGATGGATATATATGTAAAGATCCAATATACAGAAAAACTCCATTAGGAAGAGAAATAGCAGACTTACTAGTTGCTATAAATAGACCATATAATAAATCTGATTACATACCATCAATAGTATGGGGTAGAAATGCGAAATTTGCAAAAAATCTGAAAGTTGGAGATAGAATCCAAATGTGGGGTAGAGTGCAAAGTAGAGACTATGAAAAGAAACTTGAAAATGGAGAAATAGAGAAAAGAGTTGCATATGAAGTCTCTATTTCTAAAATAAAAAAATTGGATGAAAATAATATAAATTAA
- a CDS encoding class I SAM-dependent methyltransferase: protein MKSVVQWNYEANYFAQDTVEDILNVIKYEMGERILLVGNIGTLGKRLRMLGANVTILEDSAYQDICYSLIHNENCSVVKGCLELLPFEDGFFDKVIVLNQFNYTHNQKKALKEIYRVLKLRGEVVLQDSNLHKFKVKLKKFKHRVCGERIKYYYPHELIKTLEHSKFKGILENKDCEKYIYIGMKND, encoded by the coding sequence GTGAAAAGCGTAGTACAATGGAATTATGAAGCAAATTATTTTGCACAGGATACCGTAGAAGATATATTAAATGTAATTAAATATGAAATGGGAGAAAGAATCCTATTGGTAGGAAATATAGGTACCCTAGGCAAGAGGTTAAGGATGCTTGGAGCCAATGTAACTATACTTGAAGATAGTGCATACCAAGATATCTGCTATTCATTAATTCATAATGAAAACTGCAGTGTTGTTAAAGGTTGTTTAGAATTATTACCATTTGAAGATGGATTTTTCGATAAAGTAATAGTACTAAATCAATTTAATTACACTCATAACCAAAAGAAAGCATTGAAAGAAATTTATAGAGTGTTAAAATTAAGAGGAGAGGTTGTATTACAAGACTCTAATCTACACAAATTTAAAGTTAAACTTAAGAAGTTTAAGCATAGAGTATGTGGAGAACGTATAAAATACTACTACCCACATGAACTTATAAAGACATTAGAACATTCAAAATTTAAAGGAATATTAGAAAATAAAGACTGTGAAAAGTATATTTATATAGGAATGAAGAATGATTAA
- a CDS encoding sigma-54 interaction domain-containing protein: MINLNFIRKDIQNIAEAISSVLEIDVTIVDSSLVRIAGTGTYFHKIGQQLEEYSAFKYSLTTKKELIIEDPKSNEICNECYTREVCKEFAEVCCPIVYDDKSYGVIGLIAFTKEQADVIKFRKDDLMNFLHKMADLISSKLKAEIKTYEVELEKKKLKTLLDNMDKAVVSLDKDANIEKYNLKFKEIFEVKGNIIGSFIGDVLNFAKDNNFNDINNDKSCSFTYRGAKKEFKGIYNIKPIILNEELKGYVLDFIDKVDAIKNYNKISNDHKIYLENIIGSSYAINKSKEEALMASKTNSTVLITGESGTGKELFARAIHNHSCRSGNPFIAINCAAIPDNLLESELFGYEEGAFTGAKKGGSLGKFELADKGSIFLDEIGDMSLHLQAKLLRVLQEKEVDKIGAKHNVSIDVRIIAATNKDLEHMVRKGTFREDLYYRLNVIPVVLPTLRQRKNDIHLLIEYMMKEYSNKLDKNVQDIDLQALEYLCEYSWPGNIRELQNVIEYSVNRCEGKIITLDNLPNRIKRANSNEDQIIESNENIKTLDELEKKEIIKALEKYKDYKKDKDLAAKALGISRATLYRKIERYKIVSK, from the coding sequence ATGATTAATTTAAACTTTATAAGAAAAGATATACAAAACATAGCAGAAGCTATATCGTCTGTTTTAGAAATTGATGTAACCATAGTAGATTCGAGTTTAGTTAGAATAGCGGGTACCGGAACTTATTTTCATAAAATAGGACAACAATTAGAAGAATACTCAGCATTTAAATATTCTTTAACTACTAAAAAAGAATTAATAATAGAAGATCCAAAGAGCAATGAGATATGCAATGAATGTTATACTCGTGAAGTTTGTAAGGAGTTTGCAGAGGTATGTTGCCCTATAGTATATGATGATAAGTCTTATGGTGTAATTGGGCTTATAGCTTTTACTAAAGAGCAAGCCGATGTAATTAAATTTAGAAAAGATGATTTAATGAACTTCTTGCATAAAATGGCAGATTTAATATCAAGTAAGTTAAAAGCAGAAATAAAAACTTATGAGGTAGAGTTAGAAAAGAAAAAGCTAAAAACATTATTAGATAATATGGATAAAGCAGTTGTGTCATTAGATAAAGATGCGAATATAGAAAAGTACAATTTGAAATTCAAAGAAATTTTTGAAGTTAAAGGTAATATAATAGGAAGTTTTATAGGCGATGTATTAAACTTTGCTAAAGACAATAATTTCAATGATATAAATAATGATAAATCTTGTAGTTTTACATATAGAGGAGCAAAGAAGGAATTTAAAGGGATATATAATATAAAGCCTATCATTTTAAATGAAGAATTAAAAGGATATGTATTGGATTTTATAGATAAAGTAGATGCTATAAAAAACTATAACAAGATAAGTAATGATCATAAGATATATTTAGAAAATATAATAGGAAGCAGCTATGCCATAAATAAATCAAAAGAAGAAGCGTTGATGGCATCTAAAACTAATTCTACAGTTTTAATAACTGGAGAGAGTGGTACAGGAAAAGAACTATTTGCAAGAGCTATACATAATCACAGTTGTAGATCAGGAAATCCTTTTATAGCTATAAACTGTGCAGCTATTCCAGATAACTTACTAGAAAGTGAATTATTTGGATATGAAGAAGGTGCATTTACAGGAGCTAAAAAAGGTGGAAGCTTAGGTAAATTTGAATTAGCTGATAAAGGTAGCATTTTTCTTGATGAAATAGGTGATATGAGTTTACATTTACAAGCAAAACTACTTAGAGTATTGCAAGAAAAAGAAGTTGATAAAATAGGGGCTAAACACAATGTATCAATTGATGTAAGAATAATAGCGGCTACTAATAAAGACTTAGAGCACATGGTCAGAAAAGGCACATTTAGAGAGGATTTATACTATAGACTAAACGTTATACCCGTAGTTCTTCCAACTTTAAGACAAAGAAAAAATGATATACACTTACTAATTGAATATATGATGAAAGAATATTCTAATAAGCTAGATAAAAATGTACAAGATATAGATTTACAAGCATTAGAATATTTATGTGAATATAGTTGGCCAGGAAACATTAGAGAACTACAAAATGTTATAGAATATAGTGTTAATAGATGTGAAGGTAAGATTATAACATTAGATAATTTACCTAATAGAATAAAACGTGCAAATTCAAATGAAGATCAAATTATAGAGTCTAATGAAAACATAAAAACTTTAGACGAGCTTGAAAAGAAAGAAATAATAAAAGCATTAGAAAAATATAAAGATTATAAAAAAGATAAGGATTTAGCTGCAAAAGCTTTAGGGATATCTAGAGCTACCTTATATAGAAAAATAGAAAGATATAAAATAGTCTCAAAATGA
- a CDS encoding L-cysteine desulfidase family protein: MKNLQTKLVNILNAEVKPALGCTEPVAVALACAKAKETLGEEVVKCTIGLSPNVYKNGMCVGIPGTERLGLKISAAMGLIGGKSENGLRVLETLTKEDVKVAEDFMDNNDINISPIDTEEKVYIEVELEGKNNTAKVVIRTKHDNIVFVEKNEDVLVSEEVVEVATTAEPKENILDTITIKEIVEAMETVDFEDIKFLLDGITMNEEIAKYGLNEKVGVGVGFGIKKSIESGLLGDDLMNYTMMITAAASDARMAGVKLPVMSSNGSGNHGITAILPIVAYNDKFPQSEEKLARSLAISHLLTAYVKNYTGRLSAVCGCGVAASIGATSGLSWLMGCNETQIEGAIENMVANLSGMICDGAKAGCALKLASAASAAVQSAIIAKQDCIVPPMNGIVGTGAEQSIQNLGRVSDKGMTTTDKVIIRVMDDMNKAN; encoded by the coding sequence ATGAAAAATTTACAAACAAAATTAGTTAATATATTAAATGCAGAAGTTAAACCAGCTTTAGGTTGTACAGAACCAGTAGCAGTAGCATTAGCTTGTGCTAAAGCAAAAGAAACTTTAGGTGAAGAAGTAGTAAAATGTACAATAGGTCTTAGTCCTAACGTATACAAAAATGGTATGTGTGTAGGTATACCAGGAACTGAAAGATTAGGATTAAAAATATCTGCAGCAATGGGACTTATAGGTGGAAAATCAGAAAACGGATTAAGAGTTTTAGAAACATTAACAAAAGAAGATGTTAAAGTTGCAGAAGACTTCATGGATAACAACGATATAAACATATCACCAATAGATACAGAAGAAAAAGTTTATATAGAAGTTGAATTAGAAGGTAAAAACAACACTGCTAAAGTTGTTATAAGAACTAAACATGACAACATAGTATTTGTTGAAAAAAATGAAGATGTATTAGTAAGTGAAGAAGTAGTTGAAGTTGCAACTACAGCAGAACCTAAAGAAAATATATTAGATACTATAACAATAAAAGAAATAGTAGAAGCTATGGAAACTGTAGATTTTGAAGACATAAAATTCTTATTAGATGGAATAACTATGAATGAAGAGATAGCTAAGTACGGATTAAATGAAAAAGTAGGAGTAGGAGTAGGATTCGGTATAAAGAAATCTATTGAATCAGGATTATTAGGTGATGACTTAATGAACTACACAATGATGATAACAGCAGCTGCATCAGATGCAAGAATGGCTGGAGTTAAATTACCAGTTATGAGTTCTAACGGAAGTGGAAACCACGGTATAACTGCTATACTTCCAATAGTTGCATACAACGATAAATTCCCTCAAAGCGAAGAGAAATTAGCTAGATCATTAGCAATATCTCACTTATTAACTGCATACGTTAAAAACTACACAGGAAGATTATCTGCAGTATGTGGATGTGGAGTTGCAGCAAGTATAGGAGCTACATCAGGATTATCTTGGTTAATGGGATGTAATGAAACTCAAATAGAAGGTGCTATAGAAAATATGGTAGCTAACTTAAGTGGTATGATATGTGATGGAGCTAAAGCTGGATGTGCATTAAAACTTGCATCAGCAGCATCAGCAGCAGTACAAAGTGCTATAATAGCTAAACAAGACTGTATAGTACCTCCAATGAACGGAATAGTAGGAACTGGAGCAGAGCAAAGTATACAAAACCTAGGAAGAGTAAGTGATAAAGGAATGACTACAACTGACAAGGTTATAATAAGAGTAATGGACGACATGAATAAAGCTAACTAA